In Peromyscus maniculatus bairdii isolate BWxNUB_F1_BW_parent chromosome 9, HU_Pman_BW_mat_3.1, whole genome shotgun sequence, one genomic interval encodes:
- the Acod1 gene encoding cis-aconitate decarboxylase produces MLKSVTESFASMIHGLKVDHLTDGVIQRSKRMILDSLGVGFLGTGTEVFHKVTQYSKIYSSNTSSTVWGRPDFRLPPTYAAFVNGVAVHSMDFDDTWHPATHPSGAVLPVLTALSEALPQTPKFSGLDLLLAFNVGIEVQGRLMHFSTEAKDIPKRFHPPSVVGTLGSAAAASKFLGLSLTKCREALAIAVSHAGAPIANAATQTKPLHIGNAAKHGMEAAFLAMLGLQGNKQILDLGSGFGAFYANYSPKGLPSLDSHIWLLDQQDVAFKSFPAHLATHWVADAAAAVRKHLVVSERAPLPTDHIDRIVLRIPDVQYVNRPFPDSEHEARHSFQYVACAMLLDGSVAVPSFHSQQINRPEVRELLEKVELEHRPDNLPSFNTLYCEISVTLKDGTTFTERSDTFYGHWRKPLSQEDLQKKFRANASKVLSRDTVESLIRVVGNLENLEDCSTLTTLLKGPSVQEEASKLSHMFSFHHTTLH; encoded by the exons ATGCTCAAG TCTGTCACAGAAAGCTTCGCCAGCATGATTCACGGCTTGAAAGTGGACCATCTGACAGATGGTGTCATTCAGAGGAGCAAGAGGATGATCCTGGATTCTCTGGGCGTTGGTTTCCTGGGAACAGGCACAGAAGTATTTCACAAAGTCACCCAATATAGTAAA ATCTACAGTTCCAACACCTCCAGCACTGTTTGGGGTCGACCGGACTTCAGGCTCCCACCCACATATGCTGCTTTTGTTAACGGCGTCGCT GTTCACTCCATGGATTTTGATGACACGTGGCACCCTGCCACCCACCCTTCTGGGGCTGTCCTACCAGTCCTCACAGCTTTATCGGAAGCCTTGCCTCAGACTCCGAAGTTTTCTGGCCTTGACCTGCTGCTGGCATTCAATGTTGGTATTGAAGTACAAGGACGATTAATGCACTTCTCCACGGAAGCCAAGGACATACCCAAGAG GTTCCATCCTCCCTCTGTGGTAGGGACTTTGGGAAGTGCTGCTGCTGCATCCAAGTTTTTAGGGCTCAGCTTGACAAAGTGCCGAGAGGCCCTGGCTATTGCTGTTTCTCATGCTGGGGCCCCCATAGCAAATGCTGCCACTCAGACCAAGCCCCTTCACATCGGCAATGCAGCCAAGCATGGGATGGAAGCCGCGTTCCTGGCAATGCTGGGTCTCCAAGGAAACAAGCAGATCTTGGACCTGGGGTCAGGGTTCGGTGCCTTCTATGCCAACTACTCCCCCAAAGGTCTTCCAAGCCTGGATTCTCACATCTGGCTGCTGGATCAGCAAGATGTGGCCTTCAAGAGCTTCCCGGCGCATCTGGCTACCCACTGGGTGGCAGATGCAGCTGCAGCTGTGAGAAAGCACCTCGTGGTTTCAGAAAGAGCCCCGCTTCCTACTGACCACATCGACAGAATTGTGCTCAGGATCCCCGATGTCCAGTATGTAAACAGGCCCTTCCCAGACTCCGAGCATGAAGCTCGCCATTCCTTCCAGTACGTGGCCTGCGCCATGCTGCTCGATGGCAGTGTCGCTGTCCCGTCCTTCCACAGCCAGCAGATCAATAGGCCAGAGGTGAGAGAGCTGCTCGAGAAAGTGGAGCTGGAACACCGTCCTGACAACCTGCCAAGCTTTAACACACTGTACTGTGAGATAAGCGTCACTCTTAAGGATGGCACCACCTTCACGGAGCGCTCTGATACCTTCTATGGTCACTGGAGGAAACCACTGAGCCAGGAGGACTTGCAGAAGAAGTTCCGAGCCAACGCCTCGAAGGTGCTGTCTCGGGACACAGTGGAGAGCCTCATAAGGGTAGTAGGAAACCTAGAAAACCTAGAAGACTGTTCCACATTAACCACACTTCTGAAAGGACCTTCTGTCCAAGAGGAAGCCTCAAAACTATCCCACATGTTCTCCTTCCATCACACAACTTTGCACTAG